The Methanobrevibacter oralis genome window below encodes:
- a CDS encoding DNA methyltransferase, whose translation MAFKKNNKGDIKLVQKNYEFFNTSTEEIIEEYKIPYRNIIDFTNTSDGTKDLKNIFGEKKYFEYPKPIKLIEHFVDISLNESDIILDFFSGSATTANAVMKLNSKKFKRNKFIMVQIPEETGENSNAYEDGYETICEIGKERIRRAGDKIVEESGNKDLDIGFKVFKLDSSNLKKWDPDYNNVQQSLIIDNIKEGRSNEDLVYEIMLKSEYGIDLTFPIEEINNIYSVGFGALVFCLDNNITREITGEIIKLTKNASKSRVVFKDSGFKSDVDKTNIKEILLRTNNIKEFITI comes from the coding sequence TTGGCTTTTAAAAAGAATAATAAAGGAGATATTAAATTAGTTCAAAAGAACTATGAATTTTTTAATACAAGTACTGAAGAAATAATTGAAGAATATAAAATTCCATATAGAAACATCATAGATTTTACAAATACTTCTGATGGAACTAAAGATTTAAAAAATATTTTTGGTGAAAAAAAATATTTTGAGTATCCTAAACCTATAAAATTGATTGAACATTTTGTTGATATTAGTTTAAATGAAAGTGATATTATTTTAGATTTCTTTTCAGGATCTGCAACTACAGCTAATGCAGTTATGAAATTAAACAGTAAAAAATTTAAAAGAAATAAATTTATAATGGTGCAAATTCCAGAAGAAACTGGAGAAAACTCTAATGCTTATGAAGATGGTTATGAAACAATTTGTGAAATTGGTAAGGAGCGTATTAGGCGTGCTGGTGATAAGATTGTTGAGGAATCTGGAAATAAAGATTTAGATATTGGATTTAAGGTGTTTAAATTGGATTCTTCAAATTTAAAAAAATGGGATCCAGATTATAATAATGTGCAACAATCATTAATAATTGATAATATTAAAGAAGGAAGATCTAATGAGGATTTAGTTTATGAAATCATGCTTAAATCTGAATACGGAATAGATTTAACATTCCCAATTGAAGAGATTAACAACATTTATTCAGTAGGTTTTGGTGCTTTAGTATTCTGTTTAGATAATAATATAACAAGAGAAATAACTGGTGAAATAATAAAGCTAACTAAAAATGCATCTAAATCTAGAGTAGTATTTAAGGATTCTGGTTTTAAATCTGATGTTGATAAAACCAACATTAAAGAAATTTTATTAAGAACAAATAATATAAAAGAATTTATTACGATATAA
- a CDS encoding DNA methyltransferase, translated as MNEIKLTGESKNIVSDNISKLKEIFPDVITENKIDFKKLELILGEDIDVFHEKYSFTWPGKIQAIKESQKQSTGTLRPCREESKDWDSTQNLYIEGDNLEVLKLLQKSYYNKIKCIYIDPPYNTGKDFIYKDNFKDNLENYLELTGQLVTGEREREREHWY; from the coding sequence ATGAATGAAATAAAGTTAACAGGTGAAAGTAAAAACATTGTTTCAGACAATATTTCTAAATTGAAAGAAATTTTCCCAGATGTAATAACTGAAAACAAAATTGACTTTAAAAAATTAGAACTGATTTTAGGTGAGGATATTGATGTTTTTCATGAAAAGTATAGTTTTACTTGGCCAGGTAAGATTCAAGCTATTAAAGAGTCTCAAAAACAGTCTACTGGAACTTTAAGGCCATGTCGTGAGGAATCAAAGGATTGGGATTCAACTCAAAACTTGTATATTGAAGGGGATAATCTTGAAGTTTTAAAGCTTTTACAAAAAAGTTATTATAATAAGATAAAATGTATTTACATAGATCCGCCTTATAATACTGGAAAAGATTTTATTTATAAGGATAATTTTAAAGATAACTTAGAAAATTATTTAGAGCTTACAGGACAATTAGTTACAGGAGAGAGAGAGAGAGAGAGAGAGCATTGGTATTAA